One genomic window of Bradyrhizobium sp. B124 includes the following:
- a CDS encoding DUF6502 family protein, producing MNAKPPKPKPGSSAPIAAAKLHAPLARMLRPLVRLCVRGGMTFPALTQLLRELYVNVAEHDFALEGKEQTDSRVSLLTGIHRKEVARLRGAGAPVNAVPATLSRTSAIIARWLAAPEFTDTKGDPLPLPRTADGGAPSFETLVESITKDVRPRAVLDEWLDRKLVTINDRDEIMLVEEAFVPHGDDDRKWHYLGRNLHDHVAAAEMNVSSATPRFLERAVHYDGLSAKLAKRLEGRSRELAMEALKVANREANRALAKDKGGDYRWNFGIYIYREGPDGPVDDDADEGGAA from the coding sequence ATGAATGCCAAGCCCCCGAAGCCGAAACCGGGATCGTCCGCGCCGATCGCCGCCGCGAAGCTGCACGCGCCGCTGGCGCGGATGCTGCGCCCGCTGGTGCGGCTTTGCGTCCGCGGCGGCATGACATTTCCGGCGCTGACCCAGCTGCTGCGCGAGCTCTATGTCAACGTCGCCGAGCACGACTTCGCGCTCGAGGGCAAGGAGCAGACCGACAGCCGCGTCAGCCTCTTGACCGGCATCCACCGCAAGGAGGTCGCGCGGCTGCGCGGCGCGGGCGCGCCGGTCAATGCGGTGCCGGCGACGCTGTCGCGCACCAGCGCAATCATCGCGCGCTGGCTGGCCGCGCCCGAATTCACCGACACGAAGGGCGATCCGCTGCCGTTGCCGCGCACCGCCGATGGCGGCGCGCCGTCGTTCGAGACGCTGGTCGAATCGATCACCAAGGATGTGCGGCCGCGCGCGGTGCTTGACGAATGGCTCGACCGCAAGCTCGTCACGATCAATGATCGCGACGAGATCATGCTGGTCGAGGAGGCCTTCGTCCCGCATGGCGACGACGATCGCAAATGGCACTATCTCGGCCGTAACCTGCACGACCATGTCGCGGCTGCCGAGATGAACGTGTCGTCGGCGACGCCGCGCTTCCTCGAACGCGCGGTGCATTACGACGGGCTGTCGGCCAAACTGGCAAAACGGCTCGAGGGCCGTTCGCGCGAGCTCGCGATGGAGGCGTTGAAGGTCGCCAACCGCGAGGCCAACCGCGCCTTGGCCAAGGACAAGGGCGGCGACTACCGCTGGAATTTCGGCATCTACATCTATCGCGAGGGCCCCGACGGTCCGGTCGATGACGATGCCGACGAAGGCGGTGCGGCATGA
- a CDS encoding DUF5666 domain-containing protein, with the protein MKGPPVISRRALLIGFWLAGTSLAGAQVKKRGNDQGIGGTGITGSDQGIGGTGIVGVIQRFGSIYVNGERVAYAADVPVRIDGEAANAKALRIGQLARVVAERDAGGTLSTKRIDVASEVTGPVEQMKSGELTVLGQKVAWSGRESWLKVGAHVAVFGLRRTDGIVVASLVQERHDAAMRVAGPLERDRDGAFRIGELKLSGVDAALAGQRVQAEGHVAQGVMQVSRSRADDFSDLTGAKRLLIEAYVRRVGNDLQLGAGFVARDHSRFSPPADTRVVVNAQLSGTRELRVESVHSVTRFPGSSVKSPGTPGRGSGGGGSGPGHGSGPGGRGAPGGGGPGGSPGGPSGAPGGGPPGGGGPAPDPLNGGTTGPGPGGFGSPGGPFGPGGGGPFGPGGGFGGGGPPGGMGGGGRR; encoded by the coding sequence ATGAAAGGCCCGCCGGTCATTTCCCGCCGCGCGCTGCTGATCGGCTTCTGGCTCGCCGGAACTTCGCTCGCGGGCGCGCAGGTCAAGAAGCGCGGCAACGATCAGGGCATCGGCGGCACCGGGATCACCGGCTCCGACCAGGGCATCGGTGGCACCGGCATTGTCGGCGTGATCCAGCGGTTCGGCTCGATCTACGTCAATGGCGAGCGCGTCGCTTATGCGGCCGACGTTCCGGTGCGGATCGACGGCGAGGCGGCGAATGCCAAAGCGCTGCGGATCGGCCAGCTCGCGCGCGTGGTCGCAGAGCGCGATGCCGGCGGCACGCTGTCGACCAAGCGCATCGATGTCGCGAGCGAAGTGACCGGACCGGTCGAGCAGATGAAATCGGGCGAGCTGACGGTGCTCGGCCAGAAGGTCGCCTGGAGCGGCCGCGAGAGCTGGCTGAAGGTCGGCGCGCACGTCGCCGTGTTCGGGCTGCGCCGCACCGATGGCATCGTCGTCGCTAGCCTGGTGCAGGAGCGCCATGACGCTGCGATGCGCGTCGCAGGACCGCTCGAGCGCGACCGCGACGGAGCGTTCCGGATCGGCGAGCTCAAGCTCAGCGGCGTCGATGCGGCTTTGGCCGGTCAGCGCGTGCAGGCCGAAGGCCACGTCGCGCAGGGTGTGATGCAGGTCTCGCGCAGCCGCGCCGACGACTTCTCCGATCTCACCGGCGCGAAGCGACTCCTGATCGAGGCCTATGTGCGGCGGGTCGGCAATGACCTGCAGCTCGGCGCCGGCTTCGTCGCGCGCGACCACTCGCGCTTTTCGCCGCCGGCCGATACGCGCGTGGTCGTCAACGCGCAGCTGTCGGGGACGCGCGAGCTGCGGGTCGAGTCGGTGCACTCGGTCACCAGATTCCCGGGCTCCTCGGTGAAGAGCCCCGGCACGCCGGGCCGTGGGTCCGGCGGTGGCGGTTCCGGGCCGGGACATGGATCCGGACCGGGTGGGCGCGGTGCGCCTGGTGGCGGCGGCCCCGGTGGCAGCCCGGGCGGGCCGTCTGGTGCGCCCGGCGGCGGGCCACCAGGTGGTGGCGGTCCTGCGCCCGATCCCCTCAATGGCGGAACGACCGGCCCGGGTCCTGGCGGCTTCGGCTCACCCGGCGGACCATTCGGTCCCGGTGGTGGTGGTCCATTCGGACCCGGCGGCGGATTCGGAGGCGGCGGGCCGCCCGGCGGCATGGGCGGCGGTGGCCGCCGCTAA
- a CDS encoding peptidoglycan DD-metalloendopeptidase family protein, which produces MSSRSGHHQKHHHPQDHGRSPARRPVAQHAAAAAAASGEGYTLVHAGKQVRFGPVVFWIAVGTVVLLGMWSAATATYFAFRDDVLTRLIARQAEMQYAYEDRISELRAKVDRTTSRQLLDQEQFDQKLDQIMKRQSALESRATALGAMPDVATTGSIKPQGRADAAPSSGTPKPSPISDTVIFVAPPDREARLESRAPLIAKAQPNQFAKAQGFDRLGVDNVLVRLQTSLDQVERRQVAALSSVEDGIESRVRRMRGVISDLGLNMAQLEAATPRSGMGGPYVPVKLTPDAGAFERQLYRININRAQMQRLNQTLALVPYRKPVVGEVEFTSGFGVRSDPFLGRPAMHTGLDFRAAQGDPVRVTANGKVVSAGWAGGYGRMVEVDHGNGLSTRYGHLSEIGVKVGEYVKIGQVIGAVGSTGRSTGPHLHYETRIDGEAVDPQKFLRAGVRLSAG; this is translated from the coding sequence ATGTCGAGCCGGTCCGGTCATCACCAGAAACACCATCATCCGCAGGACCATGGCCGGTCGCCGGCACGCCGTCCGGTGGCCCAGCATGCCGCAGCTGCCGCGGCTGCCTCCGGCGAGGGCTATACGCTGGTTCATGCCGGCAAGCAGGTCCGGTTCGGACCGGTGGTGTTCTGGATCGCGGTCGGCACGGTCGTCCTGCTCGGCATGTGGTCGGCGGCGACCGCGACGTATTTTGCGTTTCGTGACGACGTCCTGACCCGGCTGATCGCGCGCCAGGCCGAGATGCAATACGCCTATGAGGACCGCATCTCGGAGCTGCGCGCCAAGGTCGACCGCACCACCAGCCGCCAGCTGCTCGATCAAGAGCAGTTCGACCAGAAGCTCGACCAGATCATGAAGCGGCAATCGGCGCTGGAATCGCGCGCCACCGCGCTCGGCGCGATGCCTGATGTTGCGACCACCGGATCGATCAAGCCGCAGGGCCGCGCCGACGCCGCGCCGTCATCCGGTACGCCCAAGCCCTCCCCGATCAGCGACACCGTGATCTTCGTGGCGCCGCCGGATCGCGAGGCGCGGCTGGAATCGCGCGCGCCGCTGATCGCCAAGGCGCAGCCGAATCAGTTCGCCAAGGCCCAAGGCTTCGACAGGTTGGGCGTCGACAACGTTCTGGTCCGTCTGCAGACCTCGCTCGACCAGGTCGAGCGGCGCCAGGTCGCAGCACTCTCCTCGGTCGAGGACGGTATCGAATCGCGGGTGCGCCGGATGCGCGGCGTGATCTCCGATCTCGGCCTCAACATGGCGCAGCTCGAAGCCGCGACGCCGCGCTCCGGCATGGGCGGCCCCTATGTGCCGGTGAAGCTCACGCCCGACGCCGGCGCGTTCGAGCGTCAGCTTTACCGCATCAACATCAACCGCGCGCAGATGCAGCGCCTGAACCAGACGCTGGCGCTGGTGCCATACCGCAAGCCCGTCGTCGGCGAGGTCGAATTCACCAGCGGCTTCGGCGTTCGCTCCGATCCCTTCCTCGGCCGTCCGGCGATGCACACCGGGCTCGACTTCCGCGCCGCGCAGGGCGATCCGGTGCGCGTCACCGCCAACGGCAAGGTGGTGTCGGCAGGCTGGGCCGGCGGCTACGGCCGCATGGTCGAGGTCGATCACGGCAATGGCCTCTCGACCCGCTACGGCCATCTCTCCGAGATCGGCGTCAAGGTCGGTGAGTACGTCAAGATCGGCCAGGTGATCGGCGCGGTCGGTTCGACCGGCCGCTCCACCGGTCCGCATCTGCACTATGAGACCCGCATCGACGGCGAAGCGGTCGATCCGCAGAAATTCCTCCGCGCCGGCGTCCGGCTCAGCGCGGGCTAG
- a CDS encoding peroxiredoxin, with protein sequence MSKKTRKKSSNTTGKRVATKVARAASASTGKSAMKTRTTVAKKAVAKKATKKATKKATKAKAKTTTKAATGVQGKASHKAASKPLKAEPTATVTKSSAVTLTEGAAAPGFDLPRDGGGSVSLRDFAGKKLVLFFYPRADTPGCTREAIDFTRLKNEFAASGAEVVGISADTVKAQESFRNKHQLSVPLVSDPAHQMLEAYGAWGEKSMYGRTFMGIIRTTVLVDSSGKVARIWRHVKVDGHAEAVLEAARSL encoded by the coding sequence ATGTCCAAGAAAACGCGCAAGAAATCCTCCAACACAACCGGAAAGCGGGTCGCAACAAAGGTTGCGCGCGCCGCAAGCGCAAGCACTGGGAAGTCCGCGATGAAAACCCGCACAACGGTTGCGAAGAAGGCCGTGGCCAAGAAAGCAACCAAGAAAGCAACCAAGAAAGCAACCAAGGCGAAGGCCAAGACCACCACAAAGGCCGCAACGGGTGTTCAAGGCAAAGCCTCGCACAAGGCCGCATCGAAACCGTTAAAGGCTGAGCCGACCGCGACCGTGACCAAGTCGTCCGCCGTCACACTCACTGAGGGCGCCGCGGCACCTGGATTCGATCTGCCGCGCGACGGCGGAGGCAGCGTTTCACTGCGGGATTTTGCCGGCAAGAAGCTGGTGCTGTTCTTCTATCCCCGCGCCGACACCCCCGGCTGCACCAGGGAGGCGATCGACTTCACCCGGCTCAAGAATGAGTTCGCGGCTTCAGGTGCCGAGGTGGTCGGCATTTCCGCCGATACGGTTAAGGCGCAGGAGTCATTTCGAAACAAACACCAGCTGTCCGTGCCGCTGGTCTCGGACCCGGCCCATCAGATGCTGGAGGCGTATGGCGCCTGGGGCGAAAAATCCATGTATGGCAGGACCTTCATGGGAATTATTCGCACCACGGTTCTGGTCGATTCCAGTGGAAAAGTCGCCCGGATCTGGCGCCATGTGAAGGTCGACGGCCATGCCGAAGCGGTGTTGGAGGCCGCCCGATCGCTCTGA